A genome region from Acidobacteriota bacterium includes the following:
- a CDS encoding sigma-54-dependent Fis family transcriptional regulator → MAQPADASRPVLLVVDDDPQVLAVISRFGAGEGFEVVLCQGGTEALEQVRARRADLVLVDLRMPDVGGLDVISRVRDVDPHCHIILMSGHATIDTAVEAVKRGAIDCLAKPLDFDRLRQAFDAAREEAERRRGLLAVEGDVARQLEFCGMIGRAPAMQDLFALIRRLAPHVRTALVSGETGTGKELVARALHDVGPRRDRRFVAINCSAVVESLFESELFGHVRGAFTGAADTKAGLFEAANGGTLFLDEVGELPPAVQAKLLRVIETGEVQRVGSLEPRRVDVRIVAATNRNLAAEVSAGRFRSDLYYRLNVIPIALPALRERREDIPYLTAAFVREFDEKFGKRVTGLTPAAEQLLVSAHWPGNVRELRNVLERACMLAEGDFISERELSGSLWNAAPGSLGGGAPAVQRPDVDRERIVAALDQAGGNKAVAARLVGLSRRAFYRRLEQFGLADRISREERTDAEEEA, encoded by the coding sequence ATGGCCCAGCCGGCAGACGCTTCCAGGCCCGTTCTCCTCGTCGTGGACGACGACCCGCAGGTGCTTGCGGTCATCAGCCGCTTTGGCGCGGGCGAAGGGTTCGAGGTCGTACTGTGCCAGGGGGGCACGGAGGCGCTCGAGCAGGTGCGCGCGCGCCGCGCCGACCTCGTCCTCGTGGATTTGCGCATGCCGGATGTCGGCGGCCTCGACGTCATCAGCCGCGTGCGTGACGTGGACCCGCACTGCCACATCATCCTGATGTCGGGCCACGCCACGATCGACACCGCCGTGGAGGCGGTCAAGCGCGGTGCGATCGACTGCCTGGCCAAGCCGCTCGATTTCGACCGCCTGCGCCAGGCGTTCGACGCGGCGAGAGAAGAGGCCGAGCGCCGCCGGGGGCTGCTCGCGGTCGAAGGGGATGTCGCGCGGCAGCTGGAATTCTGCGGGATGATCGGCCGCGCGCCCGCCATGCAGGATCTGTTCGCGCTCATACGCCGGCTGGCGCCGCACGTCCGGACGGCGCTCGTGAGCGGCGAGACGGGCACCGGCAAGGAACTGGTCGCGCGCGCGCTGCACGACGTCGGGCCCCGCCGCGACCGGCGCTTCGTCGCGATCAACTGCTCGGCCGTGGTCGAGAGCCTGTTCGAATCGGAGTTGTTCGGTCACGTCCGCGGCGCGTTCACGGGCGCGGCCGACACGAAGGCCGGGCTGTTCGAGGCGGCCAACGGCGGCACCTTGTTCCTCGACGAGGTGGGCGAGCTGCCGCCGGCGGTCCAGGCCAAGCTGCTGCGCGTCATTGAAACGGGCGAAGTGCAGCGTGTCGGCTCCCTGGAGCCGCGCCGCGTGGACGTCCGCATCGTCGCGGCCACCAATCGCAACCTGGCGGCGGAAGTGTCTGCGGGGCGCTTCCGCAGCGACTTGTATTACCGGCTGAACGTGATCCCGATCGCGTTGCCGGCGCTCCGCGAGCGCCGCGAGGACATCCCGTACCTGACCGCCGCGTTCGTCCGCGAGTTCGACGAAAAGTTCGGCAAACGCGTGACCGGGCTGACGCCGGCCGCCGAGCAGCTGCTGGTCTCCGCTCACTGGCCGGGCAACGTCCGCGAGCTGCGCAACGTGCTCGAGCGTGCGTGCATGCTCGCCGAGGGGGATTTCATCAGCGAGCGCGAGTTGTCCGGAAGCCTCTGGAATGCCGCGCCGGGATCGCTCGGCGGGGGAGCCCCCGCCGTCCAGCGGCCCGATGTCGACCGCGAGCGGATCGTGGCCGCGCTCGATCAGGCCGGCGGCAACAAGGCAGTGGCCGCGCGGCTCGTCGGGCTCAGCCGGCGCGCCTTCTACCGGCGGCTCGAGCAGTTTGGCCTCGCCGATCGCATCAGCCGCGAGGAGCGGACGGATGCAGAGGAAGAGGCCTGA
- a CDS encoding sensor histidine kinase produces MAGTGARQLAEAQQLHDALRQLAAETEAAREAERSRIARELHDELGQLLTGLKFDISWLTAELARTPGQPTVDVANKLQAMAGLVEVSIKTVQQIASELRPPVLDHFGLAEAVQWEGAMFERRTGIRCRVSGRLRRELATDRATAAFRIAQEALTNVARHAGAGAVRVALRETSREMVLEIRDNGRGISARAASDPGSTGLLSMQERARLLGGSLRITGARGRGTTIVLRIPLQQTT; encoded by the coding sequence ATGGCAGGAACCGGGGCCCGACAGCTCGCCGAGGCGCAGCAGCTCCACGACGCGCTGCGCCAGCTCGCCGCGGAAACCGAGGCGGCGCGGGAGGCGGAGCGCTCGCGCATCGCGCGCGAGCTGCACGATGAGCTCGGCCAGTTGCTGACCGGGCTCAAATTCGATATCTCCTGGCTGACCGCGGAACTGGCGCGCACGCCCGGCCAGCCCACGGTGGATGTCGCCAACAAGCTGCAGGCGATGGCGGGCCTGGTCGAGGTCTCCATCAAGACCGTCCAGCAGATTGCGAGCGAGCTGCGCCCGCCGGTCCTCGATCATTTCGGCCTCGCCGAGGCCGTGCAGTGGGAGGGCGCGATGTTCGAGCGGCGGACGGGAATCCGCTGCCGGGTGTCGGGCCGCCTTCGCCGGGAGCTGGCGACGGACCGCGCCACGGCGGCGTTCCGGATCGCGCAGGAGGCGCTCACCAACGTCGCGCGCCACGCCGGGGCGGGTGCCGTCCGCGTCGCCCTGCGCGAGACGAGCCGCGAGATGGTGCTCGAAATTCGCGACAACGGCCGCGGCATCAGCGCGCGTGCCGCGTCGGACCCGGGCTCGACGGGGCTGCTCAGCATGCAGGAACGTGCGCGCCTTCTTGGAGGCTCCCTTCGAATCACCGGCGCCCGCGGGCGCGGCACGACGATCGTGCTGAGGATCCCCCTGCAGCAGACGACATGA
- a CDS encoding response regulator transcription factor, which produces MTGGSTHVLLVDDHPVVRAGLKQELAGTGITVDEAGTAEEAIARLRAGRCDIVVLDITMPGRSGLDLLKDLRRERPALPVLVLSMHPAAQFARRVLSAGASGYLTKDSPPGELAKAIEKVRAGQRYLGPGTPQEPGGTPQHDRLSDREYQVMRMLAAGKSVSQIATDLSLSIKSISTYRVRIMRKMGLKTNADLIRYGLDNNLVD; this is translated from the coding sequence ATGACCGGCGGATCCACCCACGTGCTGCTCGTGGACGATCACCCCGTCGTGCGCGCCGGCCTCAAGCAGGAACTGGCGGGCACCGGCATCACGGTCGACGAAGCCGGCACCGCCGAGGAAGCGATCGCCCGCCTCCGCGCCGGACGCTGTGACATCGTCGTGCTCGACATCACGATGCCGGGCAGGAGCGGGCTCGACCTGCTGAAAGACCTGCGCCGCGAGCGCCCCGCGCTGCCCGTGCTCGTGCTGAGCATGCACCCGGCGGCGCAGTTCGCGCGGCGCGTCCTGAGCGCGGGCGCATCGGGCTACCTGACGAAGGACAGCCCGCCGGGAGAGCTGGCGAAGGCCATCGAGAAGGTGCGCGCCGGCCAGCGGTACCTGGGCCCCGGCACTCCGCAGGAGCCCGGCGGGACCCCGCAGCACGACCGGCTGTCGGACCGGGAATACCAGGTGATGCGCATGCTGGCGGCGGGCAAGTCCGTGTCGCAGATCGCGACCGACCTTTCGCTCAGCATCAAGAGCATCAGCACGTACCGCGTCCGCATCATGCGGAAGATGGGGCTGAAAACCAACGCGGACCTGATTCGCTACGGGCTCGACAACAACTTGGTGGATTGA
- a CDS encoding heavy metal translocating P-type ATPase, translating to MANEDRQSDPVEVLDPVCGMMIEPAGAAATCDYKGQTYYFCMTDCADKFKADPGTYLQPRPADAPPAPDGTIYTCPMDPEVRQPHPGACPKCGMALEPDLSTVIGRVEWTCPMHPEIVRSEPGSCPICGMALEPRTVGLEDAPNPELVDMTRRFRVAVLLGLPVFVLAMADMLGWRLAPFIDMRVTNWVGLACSIPVVFWAGWPFFERAWASVVNRHANMFTLIALGVGAAFFFSAAATLAPGVFPESFRHHGVVETYFDSAVVITALVLLGQVLELRARSRTNSAIRQLLGLAPKTARVLRDGTETDVPLERVQVGDLLRVRPGEKVPVDGVVIEGRTAVDESMVTGEPLPVEKEPGSRVTGATINGTGSVIMRAERVGSGTLLAQIVRMVSEAQRTRAPIQRLADTVAAWFVPAVVAAAAGAFVVWAAVGPDPRLAHALVNAVAVLIIACPCALGLATPMAIMVGTGRGAAAGVLIRNAEALEHLARVDTLVVDKTGTLTEGKPKVSRVIASPGFERKDVLRLAAGLEQGSEHPLAAAITAAARESGAAFAEAKEFESATGGGVSGIVEGRRVVLGNAAYLRRHGVDPDSLAGEAESLRRDGATVVLAAIDGRLAGGIAVADPVRETTPEALRLLREEGVNLVMLTGDNRTTAQAVASRLGIADVRAEVLPPDKRDVVKQLQQQGRRVAMAGDGINDAPALAEAFVGIAMGTGTDVAMESAGVTLVKGDLRGIVRARRLSRATLRNIRQNLFLAFIYNSVGVPVAAGLLYPFFGLLISPIWASAAMTFSSVSVIGNALRLRGVRL from the coding sequence ATGGCGAACGAAGACAGGCAGAGCGATCCGGTCGAAGTTCTCGATCCGGTGTGCGGAATGATGATCGAGCCGGCCGGCGCCGCGGCGACCTGCGACTACAAGGGGCAGACGTATTACTTCTGCATGACGGATTGCGCCGACAAGTTCAAGGCGGATCCCGGCACGTACCTGCAGCCGAGGCCCGCGGACGCGCCGCCCGCGCCCGACGGCACGATCTACACCTGCCCGATGGACCCCGAGGTGCGGCAGCCGCATCCCGGCGCGTGCCCCAAGTGCGGCATGGCGCTCGAGCCCGATCTGAGCACCGTGATCGGGCGGGTCGAGTGGACGTGCCCGATGCACCCGGAGATCGTGCGCAGCGAACCTGGCTCGTGCCCGATCTGCGGCATGGCGCTCGAGCCGCGCACGGTCGGCCTCGAGGACGCGCCGAATCCGGAGCTGGTGGACATGACGCGCCGCTTCCGCGTCGCGGTGCTGCTCGGCCTGCCCGTCTTCGTGCTCGCCATGGCCGACATGCTCGGCTGGCGGCTCGCACCCTTCATCGACATGCGGGTGACCAACTGGGTGGGCCTGGCCTGCTCCATCCCGGTGGTGTTCTGGGCGGGCTGGCCGTTCTTCGAGCGCGCGTGGGCCTCCGTCGTGAACCGGCACGCGAACATGTTCACGCTGATCGCGCTCGGCGTGGGCGCGGCGTTCTTCTTCAGCGCCGCGGCGACACTCGCGCCCGGCGTGTTCCCCGAGAGCTTCCGCCACCACGGCGTCGTCGAAACCTATTTCGACTCGGCGGTCGTGATCACCGCGCTCGTGCTGCTCGGCCAGGTGCTGGAGCTGCGCGCGCGCAGCCGCACGAACTCGGCGATCCGCCAGCTGCTCGGGCTGGCGCCCAAGACGGCACGCGTTCTGCGCGACGGGACGGAGACGGATGTGCCGCTCGAGCGCGTGCAGGTCGGCGATCTCCTCCGCGTCCGCCCCGGAGAAAAAGTGCCGGTGGACGGCGTTGTCATCGAGGGGCGCACGGCGGTGGACGAATCGATGGTCACGGGAGAGCCGCTGCCGGTGGAGAAGGAGCCGGGCAGCCGCGTGACCGGCGCGACCATCAACGGGACGGGCAGCGTGATCATGCGGGCGGAACGCGTCGGCAGCGGAACGCTCCTCGCGCAGATCGTGCGGATGGTGAGCGAAGCGCAGCGGACGCGCGCGCCAATCCAGCGGCTTGCCGACACGGTCGCCGCGTGGTTCGTGCCGGCCGTCGTCGCCGCCGCCGCCGGCGCGTTCGTCGTGTGGGCGGCCGTCGGCCCCGATCCCCGGCTCGCGCACGCGCTCGTCAACGCGGTGGCCGTGCTCATCATCGCGTGCCCGTGCGCGCTGGGGCTCGCCACGCCGATGGCGATCATGGTGGGCACGGGGCGCGGCGCCGCCGCCGGCGTCCTCATTCGCAACGCCGAAGCGCTCGAGCACCTCGCGCGCGTGGATACGCTCGTCGTCGACAAGACCGGCACTCTCACCGAGGGCAAGCCGAAGGTCTCGCGTGTCATCGCCTCGCCCGGCTTCGAGCGGAAGGACGTGCTGCGCCTCGCGGCCGGCCTCGAGCAGGGAAGCGAGCACCCGCTGGCCGCGGCGATCACGGCGGCCGCGCGCGAGAGCGGAGCGGCGTTCGCCGAGGCGAAGGAGTTCGAGTCGGCGACCGGCGGCGGCGTGTCAGGGATCGTCGAGGGCCGCCGGGTCGTGCTCGGCAATGCCGCGTACCTGCGACGCCACGGAGTCGACCCCGATTCCCTCGCCGGGGAAGCCGAGTCGCTGCGCCGCGACGGCGCAACCGTCGTGTTGGCGGCGATCGACGGGCGGCTCGCCGGCGGGATCGCCGTGGCGGATCCCGTTCGCGAGACGACGCCGGAGGCACTGCGGCTGTTGCGCGAGGAGGGGGTCAACCTCGTCATGCTCACGGGCGACAACCGGACGACCGCGCAGGCGGTCGCCTCGCGCCTGGGCATTGCCGACGTGCGGGCCGAGGTGCTCCCTCCCGACAAGCGCGACGTGGTCAAGCAGCTGCAGCAGCAGGGGCGCCGCGTCGCGATGGCCGGCGATGGCATCAACGACGCCCCCGCGCTCGCGGAAGCCTTCGTCGGGATCGCGATGGGGACGGGGACCGATGTGGCGATGGAGAGCGCCGGCGTCACGCTCGTCAAGGGGGACCTGCGCGGCATCGTGCGCGCCCGCCGCCTGAGTCGCGCCACGTTGCGCAACATCAGGCAGAACCTCTTTCTCGCGTTCATCTACAACTCGGTCGGCGTGCCGGTGGCCGCCGGGCTGCTCTATCCGTTCTTCGGTCTGCTGATCTCGCCGATCTGGGCGAGCGCCGCCATGACGTTCAGTTCGGTGTCGGTGATCGGCAACGCGCTCAGGCTGAGAGGCGTGCGGCTGTAG
- a CDS encoding metal-sensitive transcriptional regulator, producing the protein MPRKTASPADAPNQAAACGCGAHGDGRKALSVDPEIKASNLTRLRRIEGQVRGLQKMVAEDRYCADILTQISSVHEALRGVGRGLLRNHLRHCVTGTLKRDAPGASEAMYDELVTLFDRQRG; encoded by the coding sequence ATGCCCAGGAAGACCGCGTCACCGGCGGACGCCCCCAACCAGGCGGCCGCATGCGGCTGCGGCGCGCACGGCGACGGCCGCAAAGCCCTCTCGGTCGATCCGGAAATCAAGGCGTCGAACCTGACCCGCCTGCGCCGCATCGAGGGGCAGGTCCGCGGCCTCCAGAAGATGGTGGCCGAAGACCGCTACTGCGCCGACATCCTCACGCAGATCTCGTCGGTGCACGAGGCGCTGCGCGGCGTCGGCCGCGGGCTGCTGCGCAACCACCTCCGCCACTGCGTGACCGGCACCCTGAAGCGTGATGCGCCCGGCGCGTCCGAGGCGATGTACGACGAGCTCGTCACGCTGTTCGATCGACAGCGAGGCTAA
- a CDS encoding molybdopterin-dependent oxidoreductase: protein MRRGTVRRVHGARRRGGGAIVRDQPHAAVAEWKDGKVTVWAGTQRPFDVRAEVADAFRLSEDRVRVIVPDVGSAYGGKHRGEHAIESARLAKAAGRPVKVVWTRDEEFMWGYFRPAGVIDIVAGVDAAGAVVLWAFDDYNSGAAGIRTPYAVPNQRIEYRAADSPLRQGSYRALAANANNYAREMHMDQIARELGVDAVEFRLTHLQDARLRRVLAAAAEKAGWPRPSHPGRALGIACGTEKGSVVATAAELSRTADGFRAERIVTAFECGAIVNPDGLRNQAEGCVVQALGGALFEQIEFSGGQILNGTMGQYRVPRFKDVPAMEFVFLDRRDLPPAGAGETPMIAVAPAIGSAARQFGTVATALPVRLS from the coding sequence CTGCGGCGAGGGACAGTGCGGCGCGTGCACGGTGCTCGTCGGCGGGGCGGCGGCGCGATCGTGCGTGACCAGCCGCACGCGGCGGTGGCCGAGTGGAAAGACGGGAAGGTGACCGTCTGGGCCGGGACCCAGCGTCCCTTCGACGTGCGCGCCGAGGTGGCGGACGCCTTCAGGCTGTCCGAGGACCGCGTGCGCGTCATCGTGCCGGACGTGGGCTCCGCCTACGGCGGCAAGCATCGCGGCGAGCACGCGATCGAATCGGCGCGGCTGGCAAAAGCGGCGGGCCGTCCGGTGAAGGTGGTGTGGACCCGCGACGAGGAGTTCATGTGGGGCTACTTCCGTCCCGCGGGCGTCATCGATATCGTCGCGGGCGTGGACGCGGCGGGCGCGGTCGTGTTGTGGGCGTTCGACGACTACAACTCCGGCGCGGCCGGCATCCGGACGCCCTACGCCGTCCCGAATCAGCGCATCGAGTACCGCGCGGCGGATTCGCCCCTGCGCCAGGGGTCGTACCGCGCGCTCGCGGCGAACGCGAACAACTACGCCCGCGAGATGCACATGGATCAAATCGCGCGCGAGCTTGGCGTGGACGCGGTGGAGTTCAGGCTCACACACCTGCAGGACGCGCGGCTGCGCCGCGTGCTGGCCGCGGCCGCGGAGAAGGCGGGATGGCCGCGCCCCTCGCACCCGGGACGCGCGCTGGGGATCGCGTGCGGCACCGAGAAGGGGAGCGTCGTGGCCACGGCGGCGGAGTTATCCAGGACCGCCGATGGCTTCAGGGCCGAGCGGATCGTGACCGCGTTCGAGTGCGGCGCGATCGTCAACCCCGACGGTCTGCGAAACCAGGCGGAAGGGTGCGTCGTGCAGGCGCTCGGCGGTGCGCTGTTCGAGCAGATCGAGTTCTCGGGCGGGCAGATCCTCAACGGGACGATGGGGCAATACCGCGTGCCGCGGTTCAAGGATGTGCCCGCGATGGAGTTCGTGTTCCTCGATCGGCGCGACCTGCCGCCGGCCGGCGCGGGGGAGACGCCGATGATTGCCGTGGCGCCCGCGATCGGCAGCGCCGCACGGCAGTTCGGCACGGTGGCGACCGCGCTCCCGGTCCGCCTCTCGTGA
- a CDS encoding 2Fe-2S iron-sulfur cluster binding domain-containing protein codes for MPQYTLRINGRAHQVEGAPGDNLLTILRSELGLTGSKYGCGEGQCGACTVLVGGAAARSCVTSRTRRWPSGKTGR; via the coding sequence ATGCCCCAATACACACTTCGCATCAACGGGCGGGCGCACCAGGTCGAAGGGGCGCCCGGCGACAATCTGCTGACGATTCTCCGGTCGGAACTCGGGCTGACCGGAAGCAAGTACGGCTGCGGCGAGGGACAGTGCGGCGCGTGCACGGTGCTCGTCGGCGGGGCGGCGGCGCGATCGTGCGTGACCAGCCGCACGCGGCGGTGGCCGAGTGGAAAGACGGGAAGGTGA
- a CDS encoding carbohydrate binding family 9 domain-containing protein yields the protein MRRAALLSFVLVGGPAVLAQVPGPDPAGPPASAARAVEQGPTLDGRLDDAAWMGAAAMADFRQKEPVEGRSATEATRVRVVYDRTHVYIAAELSDREPHLIRAAELRRDNPLESDDSFAVLLDTYHDHRNAFVFRTNARGTRFDGIIRNEATAVDATWDEDWRAVAALGETGWTVEIAIPFKTLRFTGAREQTWGINFERVIKRKNEIAYWAAWNRNFAFTHVSQAGHLTGLREIRQAERLRVRPYVLAGAERLDAVSPSRPASLLREIGLDDVKFAVTTNLTADLTVNPDFAQAEVDEQRVNLTRFSLSFPERRQFFIEGADLLRMGVGLLPFVSRPLEIVYTRSIGLSPGGEPIPIVAGGKLTGKAGGFDVGVLNVQADRTAGRDGENFGVARIRKELLGRSYIGAIATSRQGAGDRNRVAGIDARFVFWNHLNVAALAAAATDAGVEGTRWARQAGAEWRSDLIEAGVNYLDIDDDFRAGVGFIRRDDRMLGARLSVKPRPGGRLVRQYDVTPSAVYFHEQDGRLLSSESNVMFGVLFQTGDKLAGKVENQVEHLPDPFEIHEGIVLPPGRYSWNLAEISIETYNGRKVSGRAEANVGQFYDGTHGSYELAFAYRPGKNFSLESSYELNDIDLVEGAFTTHLLGLSSNVSFTTTLLASANVQFNSAGSLAVLQLRLNRIFRTIDNFYLVYNETRRTAGAFGGRSNRSLVAKMTYSLHH from the coding sequence ATGCGAAGAGCCGCATTGCTCTCGTTCGTGCTCGTCGGCGGACCAGCCGTGCTCGCGCAGGTGCCGGGCCCGGATCCGGCGGGCCCGCCGGCGAGCGCCGCACGCGCCGTCGAACAGGGGCCGACCCTCGATGGGCGCCTGGACGACGCGGCGTGGATGGGCGCCGCGGCGATGGCCGACTTCCGGCAGAAGGAGCCGGTCGAGGGCCGGAGCGCCACCGAGGCCACGCGCGTGCGCGTCGTCTACGACAGGACACACGTGTACATCGCGGCGGAGCTGTCGGATCGGGAGCCGCATCTCATTCGCGCGGCGGAGCTGCGGCGCGACAACCCGCTCGAGAGCGACGACAGCTTCGCGGTGCTGCTCGACACGTACCACGATCACCGCAACGCGTTCGTCTTCCGCACCAACGCACGCGGCACCCGGTTCGACGGCATCATCCGAAACGAGGCGACGGCGGTGGATGCCACCTGGGACGAGGACTGGCGCGCGGTCGCGGCGCTCGGAGAGACGGGATGGACGGTGGAGATCGCGATCCCCTTCAAGACGCTGCGGTTCACCGGCGCGAGAGAGCAGACCTGGGGGATTAACTTCGAGCGCGTGATCAAGAGGAAGAACGAGATCGCATACTGGGCGGCGTGGAACCGCAACTTCGCGTTCACGCACGTCTCCCAGGCCGGTCACCTCACGGGGCTGCGGGAGATCCGCCAGGCGGAACGGTTGCGGGTCCGGCCGTACGTGCTGGCGGGCGCCGAACGACTTGACGCCGTGTCGCCCTCGCGCCCCGCGAGCCTGCTCCGCGAGATCGGGCTCGACGACGTGAAGTTCGCCGTGACGACGAACCTGACTGCCGATCTCACCGTGAACCCGGACTTCGCGCAGGCGGAGGTGGACGAGCAAAGGGTCAACCTCACGCGTTTCAGCCTGTCGTTTCCCGAGCGCCGGCAGTTCTTCATCGAAGGGGCGGACTTGCTGCGCATGGGAGTCGGGCTGCTGCCGTTCGTGTCGCGCCCGCTCGAGATCGTCTACACCCGTTCGATTGGCCTTTCACCCGGCGGCGAGCCGATCCCGATCGTCGCCGGGGGAAAACTCACGGGGAAGGCCGGCGGGTTCGACGTGGGCGTGTTGAACGTGCAGGCCGATCGCACCGCCGGGCGCGACGGCGAGAACTTCGGCGTCGCCAGGATCCGCAAGGAGCTGCTCGGCCGATCCTACATCGGGGCGATCGCCACCAGCCGCCAGGGCGCCGGCGACCGCAACCGCGTCGCCGGCATCGACGCGCGGTTCGTCTTCTGGAATCATCTCAACGTCGCCGCGCTCGCCGCCGCCGCGACCGACGCCGGCGTGGAGGGCACGCGCTGGGCCAGGCAGGCCGGCGCGGAATGGCGCTCCGACCTGATCGAGGCCGGCGTCAACTATCTCGACATCGACGACGACTTTCGCGCGGGCGTGGGGTTCATCCGCCGCGACGACCGGATGCTGGGCGCGCGATTGTCGGTGAAGCCCCGCCCCGGAGGACGCCTGGTGCGGCAGTACGATGTGACCCCGTCGGCGGTGTACTTCCACGAGCAGGACGGGCGGCTCCTGTCGAGCGAGAGCAACGTGATGTTCGGCGTTCTCTTCCAGACCGGAGACAAGCTCGCCGGGAAGGTGGAGAACCAGGTGGAACATCTGCCGGACCCGTTCGAGATTCACGAGGGCATCGTCCTGCCGCCGGGGCGCTACAGCTGGAACCTGGCCGAGATCAGCATCGAGACGTACAACGGGCGGAAGGTGAGCGGCAGGGCGGAAGCCAACGTCGGCCAGTTCTATGACGGCACGCACGGATCGTACGAGCTCGCGTTCGCGTACCGGCCCGGAAAGAACTTCTCCCTGGAGTCCAGCTACGAGCTGAACGACATCGATCTTGTCGAGGGGGCCTTCACGACGCACCTGCTCGGGCTCAGCTCGAACGTGTCGTTCACCACCACGCTCCTCGCGTCGGCGAACGTCCAGTTCAACAGCGCCGGCAGCCTGGCCGTGCTGCAGCTCCGGCTCAACCGCATCTTCAGGACGATTGACAACTTCTACCTCGTCTACAACGAAACGCGGCGGACGGCCGGCGCCTTCGGGGGAAGATCCAATCGATCGCTGGTTGCGAAGATGACGTACTCGCTGCACCACTGA